The sequence below is a genomic window from Macadamia integrifolia cultivar HAES 741 chromosome 1, SCU_Mint_v3, whole genome shotgun sequence.
tatttataattttccATGCCAAACAAAACAAGAGTCCTTATActccaacctctctctctctctctctctctctctctctctctctctcatagggGACTGAAGACTCACAAGGTAATACAAAAGTCAAACAGGCTATCTGATAAGTATGGATTCACTGTATGTACATTGACCTAGGCGAACATGTAAACATCCAACACCTGTTCTACTTTCTATTCCTACCATTATAAGGAGGAAGAGaggtatatttgaaaataaaagagacaTGTGTTGGATGCTCACATATCCGACCAGATGATCATACGAGTAGCGGATCCAATTTCCTGTCCCATACATTCAGTCACACAAGAGCATCCATAAAGATACCATAACATTAGAAATGAAGATGAGGCTTCATGTAGTAACATGGAGAtacatttaaaataataataataataataataataataataacattacATGCATGAAGCTTAATTATATGTTCTTGTAGATGACAGAGAACCGTAGAGAGGGCCAGGGATGGGAGCAAATTCACTGCGAAGTATAAGCCTCAATGATTGAAGCCGTAGCAAGAACTGGGATTATTTTGCATTTGCTATACCCTGCATTACTAATGAGCCTCTCCCATTCCTCACTTGTCCTCTCTTTTCCTCCAAAATTCACCATCATGAACATGTCTAAAATTAATGTTGGATTCATGTCTATCTTCTGATTGATGTCTATCACCATATCAATTATGATTATTTTTCCTCCTTCTGCTGGGTTAATTGCTTCTTTACATCGCTGAAGGATTTTCATGCAGTGGTCATCACTCCAATCGTGAAGGATAGACTgcaataaaacaagaaaaaatagttCTTATATTTGCAATTTCAGTTCCAGGTTCTATGGTTTTTGATTGGCAAGAaaagaaaggtaaaaaaaaatttgaaaagaaaagatagagaAAGACACCTAAACTCATCATTGGTTCatcctttgttttgttttgttttgttttgttttttatttttttatttattttttattttttatttttttttattttaccaatCAAACTTAAATTAAGAGAAGAGCTCAAACAACAATGGCTACAGGTTGAACCGGGCTTGAGttcgacatgtttattaattggCCTGGGCTTAGTCAGGCTTGTGGGATCAatcttgaaattgacacccctatatacTTAgatgggtctttttttttttttagaagatactttaaaccatgagaaTTCAATTACATTGAGAAGGATGGCATCAACATGAGGCATGGCATCAACATGAGGCACCGATTTGAacataatgtactatcgtcttgttgagcattGTCAtttaatttggggatttttgagctagggtttcaggacaAGTTTTCTCAccactgcttgggtgtaatctctcttctgcatagtgaaacatcttcttcttcactcgaggtcgtagcacaccacatcagtgtatgaatctcgttaaatctctgtatcTTGTGCGGGAtctctctttgtttattttcgtatttcttggtgtttgctctaacacaTGCTGCTCAGGTGGGAGAAATCTCCTATCCTACATGGCTATGCCAACCTCTCTGAGCTTAAGGTGTACATTGCGTCGACTCCTCGtgtgggattttttttgttggaagtcAACAagtacattaaataaataaaagaaaattatgtaCAGATTTTACGTCTAAGCATACTTAGACGATGTCAAACATCAATGACAAAAACGATTCTAACACACTTCTCTTTCGGCATTGCCTCAGCAGGGAGGAAGGGCAGCACAACTTGGGAAGAGGCCCACCTTCGACAATGCCATCGGCAGACACCCTATCcaagaaaactaaaattttctCATTACATGAACCTGTATCTAGGTATATGCTGGGCATCCTACATAAATccagaaaaaacaaaatttcgGTATTCAGTCCAAATCAAAGGCATTTGAGATATATCTTGCCCCTTTTTAGCCAATACATCTCCTTACGTGAGATTGttgtattaaaaataataaatatgagAGAGCATAGAATAACTACTTGCTCTAGGAGCCTTTTCACTTTTACTTTATAGCCATCTactagaaaaataatttttaaaatcaacAAATGATGCAGAAAGCAACCCATTTGGGGGAGACTGAGATTAAGTTAAATTGAAGCTACTTCTTGCCGGATAATATGAAAAATGAGCTACAGCATCTCGGATTGAGTGTTCAGATCTACTAAAATGTGGTTAATATTTGTGGGGTGGATTCTGTAATCATGCTCCAGCTTGCATTCCTATCCCCAGCTCCTTGTCTCTTCCTCAAGTTGGTTCTAACACCACTTATGAATCTACTATTAAGCCAAGTTCATATTGGCTCTCTTTTGCTTGGACATTGCAACTTATCAATGTGGTtcttcaaggatttttttttttttttttttttttttaatttattttgttaaaagatcatttgtattacaaaataataataataaaaaaaagaaaaaaagaaagaaaagaaacaagaactaACCAAGTCAAATATACTAACACAAAAAAGACAATACCCCCACCTATGGCAAGGTCTACATCAGAGGGAAAATGCCTAACAAAAAATAATCCCTAGAGATACTAAATCTTGGGATCATACACATCACTAAAGTAGAAGAGAAATGATTGAACAAATCACTTTCACAAAGAAGCAAGACGGGTAGACTTCCGATAGCCTACTCCCCATTATCCTTTCCCTTGTCTATTCTTTGCTTAACTTTCTCGAAGTCATCAAGTTCTTCCCTTAATCTAGTTGCCTCATCGATAGTAGCAATCTTAAGGTGCCTCCCATTATTTCTTTTGAATTAGCATCTTTGTCCTCCCTAAGAAAGTCGAAGAAATTTGAAtccatattttttaaatgtCTTCAGACTGACTGGCCCAAATTTGTCTAGGAAGATTATCTTCATCTTTTGAGAGGCGATGTGTAAGCCTAGGAAAGAAAGGGAGGAAAACTAGACATATGGTGGATTTGACAGATATTCTTAAGCAGATTTTGATGGATTGGGTCTAAGAATTAGAGCATATGGGTCCATTGGGTTTATCACAGATACTTAAAGAATGACTCTGTGTGGACAGTCCGGTTAATGAAGAATTGTTCTTGAGTATAGCGGAACGTCCTAAAATATAGCAAAAAAGTTCAATTTATCATGGGTTAGGCATAAAGCATATTTTATATGAGCTTGGCAGAGATTCTTAAACAGATTTTGGTGGATTTGGTCTAAGAAGTAGAGCATATGGGTCCACTGAGTTCATCACAAATACTTAAACAATGACTCTTTGTGGACACTCATTAATCAAGACTGTTCTTGGATtgttttataaaaagaaaataaaaaaaaaatattgtaagaTGCTTGTCCAACTGGTGATGATGCTCTTTCTGAATTTAAAATTGAGTCCTTAGATATTAGGGGCCTTGGAGCTGGTATTGGTAATGATGTTCATTTAAATTTGGGATGGAGGACTGGTAATGCTTTAGAGTTATAAACTGCTGGTGTTCCTTGCCTTACCGCCAACCAATTGGATCCTTGCACAATAGTCACATCTAGGTTTATCGAGAATCAAGGACTTAATGAGGCTCTGGCCAAGGCTGGATTAGGTTTACATACGAGATTGTCTTGATACATCCTTAATCTTGGCATTTAGAATTCATTAAATGCAGAAAAACTTAGAGGATTGCAAATATCAAAACTAAGAGCGTGAACCTAATCTGGTCTTGCTCTGCCCAAACCTTCTACGGTTCTTCAATGTGACAAAATCGTAACCAACCAAGCCAGTGGTTTCGGAGTTTGTCATTCAACCAAACAAAAATGTGGTTGATCAATCCTTGTAACTTGCTCTTCCACACCAAAATGGAAGTCAATATTGGCAGCATTTTGTCAGTGGGGGTCCTTGTATTATTGCACACATGTAAACTGTAGAGGTGTAAAATTctacctaagaaaaaaaaaatatagaggtGCAAAATTACCGCCCTAATCtcctgaaataaaaaaaatatatctatatTGATACCTCTACGTGTCATCTCAATAGCCTTCACATTGGTGTAGGGGTGACATGATTAGGCAACGATCTCTTGCCCTTAAAAGAATTACGAAAACTTGGAGAAAAAACTCTAAAACATAAAATAGCctaaattaggggtgtcaattcctaaaccgaatcggtaaaactggccggaccgaaccgagtattgtaaccccaaaaccaaactgaaccacaccgaaaaccggatgaacccgaaaccaaaccaaaaccggctcaaaacccagaccgaaactgaaaccaaaccggtaagaaaccgaaacactccaaaattcattaaaaaaatcaaaatttgaatagttttgtatacatttgtatgaaaaatcgaatccaaattagaccaaaaaccaaaaccaatccggttacaaatcgatttaagaaaccgaagttcaacaattcatcatttggttgtttcctaatggctccgtaccggtttaaaaaaccgatccaaaccaaaatgaacctaataaatccaaaccggtaccaacccgaacccaaaccgcaccgaagccgacaccggaccaaaaccgataaatccttaattggtcggtttcggtcacttccaaactcacaccgaaaccggtggaaccggaccgaaaccgcaccaacccggaccgttgacacccctagcctaAATAGAGGACAGGTCAATGGCGATTGGTGAATTGGTCATGTACTTTATGAACCAATTTGCTAACATTCTTGGGTAGATGTTAACAGATGGTCGAAAATTCAAATTCGATTCCGATCCGTATCCATTTAGAGGTATCTATATCCAGTTAAATGGTATCCGTATCCAAATTCAGATAATCCAAAGCATAATCTATCCAATTCTAATAGCTATCcacttaataataaaaattaagtaACTAATGATCTTAAATATTTGACAACTTctagagaataaagaaaagagttGAGCAACCGAAAGATATggattaaaagaaaatcatatccATAGGGTGAGGAAGATCTGGGCTACAAAAGTTGAGAATATAAacaaatattagaaaaaaattaaatccaaatttgattCACATTTGTATTCATTTAGGGGTTAGTCCACCATATTCGATCTGTTTACATCTCTATAGTGAGCACAATATGCTAAAATACAAAGGAGAAAAACTCAATACAGTATGAGTAATACATAGTCAATATTAGACTCCAT
It includes:
- the LOC122073486 gene encoding (RS)-norcoclaurine 6-O-methyltransferase-like, with the translated sequence MPHVDAILLNVIEFSWFKSILHDWSDDHCMKILQRCKEAINPAEGGKIIIIDMVIDINQKIDMNPTLILDMFMMVNFGGKERTSEEWERLISNAGYSKCKIIPVLATASIIEAYTSQ